A part of Desulfobacter sp. genomic DNA contains:
- a CDS encoding cupin domain-containing protein encodes MKIAKNNVPIRIDVPGATARQIKDFGDATGYGKIGGEYFSLSSGTDLAPLLKGLEGDLCQSPHWGFIIEGQLTVDFSDGHSETVSESDLFFWPPGHTIKADKDTEMILFSPEHEHSEVMDHVLSKLA; translated from the coding sequence ATGAAAATAGCAAAGAATAATGTACCCATTAGAATTGATGTGCCCGGGGCTACAGCCCGGCAAATTAAAGATTTTGGGGATGCAACAGGCTATGGGAAGATTGGCGGCGAATATTTTTCTCTGTCTTCCGGAACCGACCTTGCGCCTTTACTAAAGGGACTTGAAGGAGACCTCTGCCAGTCTCCTCACTGGGGGTTTATTATTGAAGGGCAATTGACAGTTGACTTTTCAGACGGCCATTCTGAAACCGTCAGTGAAAGTGATTTGTTTTTCTGGCCTCCTGGCCATACGATCAAAGCAGATAAGGATACTGAAATGATTTTGTTTAGTCCTGAGCACGAACATAGTGAGGTTATGGATCACGTTCTTTCCAAACTGGCATAA
- a CDS encoding transporter substrate-binding domain-containing protein encodes MNVSKGLGIIFFLILLFPSFSRSEPMKFAYFDNYPPRSYRTEGKMTGIIIDIIDIVVKDRMGIDVIHEGFPWARAQVMVKNGEFDAFVTVPTPERRTYTFISREPLFKFETFIAAPADHNKLYELKQVTSVDGLKDFKLVDYLGNGWAKKALKELNVYWLPNYEAIFTFLLQGKADAVIVSEVGINTIKNCGYQDSVVVLPHPISSIGFYLCVGKRSAYKEILKDFDSEIKKAKDEGIIKKIIDSYYN; translated from the coding sequence ATGAACGTTTCAAAAGGACTTGGGATTATTTTTTTCCTTATTTTATTATTCCCTTCATTTTCCAGGTCCGAACCAATGAAGTTTGCCTATTTTGACAATTATCCGCCCCGCTCCTACAGGACCGAAGGGAAAATGACCGGTATTATCATTGATATCATCGATATTGTGGTCAAAGATCGAATGGGTATAGATGTCATTCATGAGGGGTTTCCGTGGGCACGGGCTCAAGTGATGGTAAAGAACGGTGAATTCGATGCGTTTGTTACGGTTCCCACACCTGAAAGAAGGACCTATACATTCATAAGCAGGGAACCGCTATTTAAATTTGAAACTTTTATTGCGGCACCAGCGGATCACAATAAACTTTATGAATTGAAACAGGTGACCTCCGTTGACGGATTAAAGGACTTTAAACTGGTGGATTATCTTGGAAACGGATGGGCCAAAAAAGCATTGAAAGAGCTGAACGTTTACTGGCTGCCCAATTACGAGGCGATTTTTACTTTCCTGTTACAAGGAAAAGCCGATGCCGTGATTGTATCGGAGGTGGGGATCAATACGATTAAAAACTGTGGATATCAGGACAGCGTTGTTGTGTTGCCCCATCCCATTTCGTCCATAGGCTTTTACCTTTGTGTCGGTAAAAGATCTGCATATAAAGAAATATTGAAGGATTTTGATTCAGAAATAAAAAAGGCGAAGGACGAGGGAATAATAAAAAAGATAATTGATTCATATTATAATTAA
- a CDS encoding ABC transporter permease translates to MSLRHRLPSFRHLMVSAARNPLGSMASGVLILLVVMVFAGPGLAPNDPLAPNPAMRLSPPCMQFPMGCDALGRCLFSRILCGARASLGIGFAAVALSAGLGTAIGLAAGYFKGWADEIFMRITDMFLAFPEMVAAIALAGIMGPGDLNLIFAISCVSWTKYARLSRGIALTTREALYVKSARLSGVSPGMIIFRHLLPTVRPAMTVLATVGMAKGILSVSALGFLGFGVQPPDPEWGTLLMEGKDYLFTAPHLSIFPGLCIMAAVMGFNLLGNLMEQQAQKA, encoded by the coding sequence TGCCCTCCTTCAGGCATCTTATGGTCTCAGCGGCCCGAAATCCTCTGGGCAGCATGGCTTCCGGGGTGTTAATCCTTCTGGTCGTTATGGTTTTCGCAGGGCCTGGCCTGGCCCCCAATGATCCCCTGGCCCCGAATCCTGCCATGCGGCTCAGTCCGCCCTGCATGCAATTTCCCATGGGCTGCGATGCGTTGGGCCGGTGCCTGTTTTCCCGGATTCTTTGCGGCGCCAGGGCCTCCCTAGGTATTGGGTTTGCCGCCGTTGCCCTCTCTGCAGGTCTGGGAACAGCCATCGGGCTGGCTGCCGGGTATTTCAAAGGCTGGGCAGACGAAATTTTCATGCGCATTACCGACATGTTCCTGGCATTTCCTGAGATGGTGGCCGCCATAGCCCTGGCCGGCATCATGGGGCCGGGAGACCTGAACCTGATTTTTGCCATCAGCTGTGTGTCATGGACCAAATACGCCCGCCTGTCCCGTGGTATTGCCCTGACCACCCGGGAGGCCCTCTACGTAAAATCAGCCCGCCTGTCCGGGGTATCTCCTGGCATGATCATTTTCCGTCATCTTTTGCCCACGGTCCGGCCTGCCATGACGGTCCTGGCCACAGTGGGCATGGCCAAGGGTATCTTAAGCGTTTCCGCCCTGGGGTTTCTCGGGTTCGGGGTCCAGCCCCCAGATCCGGAGTGGGGGACCCTGCTCATGGAAGGCAAGGATTATCTGTTCACGGCCCCTCACCTGTCCATATTTCCAGGCCTTTGCATCATGGCTGCGGTCATGGGCTTTAATCTTCTGGGAAATTTGATGGAGCAACAAGCCCAAAAGGCTTGA